The following are from one region of the Phycisphaeraceae bacterium genome:
- a CDS encoding sigma-70 family RNA polymerase sigma factor, whose product MSCARTDTTTALLAQVRAGDAHARERLLPLVYEELRALAERYMRGQRPGHTLQTTALVNEAYIRLVAREAQGWESRAHFMAVAATAMRSVLIDHARRKGTDKRGGGRRRVPIEGAAILTEDPVEDLLAIDEALTRLSAMDEQKGRIVELRFFGGLTNEDTAQAVGVSPATVKREWRFARAWLYKELTGETSSGD is encoded by the coding sequence ATGTCCTGCGCCAGGACCGACACCACGACCGCGCTGCTGGCGCAGGTGCGCGCCGGGGACGCCCACGCGCGCGAGCGACTGCTCCCTCTCGTGTACGAGGAGCTGCGCGCCCTCGCCGAGCGATATATGCGCGGGCAGCGACCCGGGCACACGCTCCAGACCACGGCGTTGGTCAACGAGGCGTACATCCGGCTCGTCGCGCGCGAGGCGCAGGGCTGGGAGAGTCGCGCGCACTTCATGGCGGTCGCGGCGACCGCGATGCGCAGCGTGCTCATCGACCACGCGCGCCGGAAGGGGACAGACAAGCGAGGCGGCGGTCGGCGCCGGGTGCCCATCGAGGGCGCCGCGATCCTGACCGAGGACCCGGTCGAGGACCTGCTCGCTATCGACGAGGCGCTGACCCGGCTGAGCGCGATGGACGAGCAGAAGGGGCGCATCGTCGAGCTTCGCTTCTTCGGTGGGCTGACCAACGAGGACACGGCGCAGGCGGTGGGGGTGTCTCCCGCGACGGTGAAGCGCGAGTGGCGGTTCGCCCGCGCGTGGCTCTACAAGGAGCTGACCGGAGAGACATCCAGTGGCGACTGA
- a CDS encoding right-handed parallel beta-helix repeat-containing protein, whose product MNHRRLTHALAACAALTLLSPLAALAGDLNPPPGPIQPTNRVQINQQTIGAFPYTISQPGSYVLTSNITGVSGADGIVITSRDVVLDLNGFTLQGVAGSTAGIRISGNAVAVVNGRINGWGAEGIASGSAGLVVRDVQVWENGARGMNLGNNATVDNCVAFGNADFGIRVGSSSVIRNSVARANAAGGLLLLPGGVVTGSTAAENTGPGISAQNGAVVENCTVRANTGEGLSVGANSSVRGVSAILNTLDGVVAGVGSSISDSVASLNGGIGFVAFPGATIHNCNAQDNGSHGYELGRATPGQTIVIHAVTVTGSTASKNAGHGFFASNANGPGLFSSCSAFANTLNGFDGTGNYDACQSNNNSENGFNLGNGSTITNSNARGNGQNGFSGGQGTTVVACTARFNKGFAGISVSEGVIRDSSAFGNDRHGIAVDRQALVINNSCGQNGVGSGINDGAGIIASAMFGGTGSRIEGNNVSFNDIGIRVVAGGNHVLRNTASGNSVSNYSLTGANNAGAILVGAGAAATAGPWDNFSF is encoded by the coding sequence ATGAACCACCGACGCCTCACCCACGCCCTTGCCGCCTGCGCCGCGCTCACGCTGCTCAGCCCGCTCGCCGCGCTCGCGGGGGACCTCAACCCGCCCCCGGGCCCGATCCAGCCGACCAACCGCGTCCAGATCAACCAGCAGACCATCGGCGCGTTCCCGTACACGATCTCCCAGCCCGGTTCCTATGTCCTCACCAGCAATATCACCGGGGTCAGCGGCGCCGACGGCATCGTCATCACCTCTCGCGATGTCGTGCTGGACCTCAACGGCTTCACCCTGCAGGGCGTCGCCGGTTCGACCGCCGGCATCCGAATCAGCGGTAACGCCGTCGCCGTCGTCAACGGACGAATCAACGGCTGGGGCGCCGAGGGCATCGCCAGCGGGTCGGCCGGCCTGGTCGTCCGCGATGTCCAGGTCTGGGAGAACGGCGCGCGCGGCATGAACCTCGGCAACAACGCGACGGTCGACAACTGCGTCGCGTTCGGCAACGCCGACTTCGGCATCCGCGTCGGCTCGTCGAGCGTCATCCGCAACTCCGTCGCGCGAGCCAACGCCGCCGGCGGCCTCCTGCTCCTGCCCGGGGGCGTGGTCACCGGCTCCACCGCCGCCGAGAACACCGGCCCCGGCATCAGCGCGCAGAACGGCGCGGTCGTCGAGAACTGCACCGTGCGCGCCAACACCGGCGAGGGCCTGTCCGTCGGCGCCAACAGCAGCGTTCGCGGAGTGAGCGCCATCCTCAATACGCTCGACGGCGTCGTCGCCGGAGTCGGTTCCTCCATCAGCGACAGCGTCGCGAGTCTCAACGGGGGCATCGGGTTCGTCGCCTTCCCGGGCGCCACCATCCACAACTGCAACGCGCAGGACAACGGGAGCCACGGCTACGAACTCGGACGCGCCACGCCCGGCCAGACCATCGTCATCCACGCCGTCACCGTCACGGGCAGCACCGCGTCCAAGAACGCAGGGCACGGCTTCTTCGCCAGCAACGCGAACGGGCCGGGGCTGTTCTCCTCGTGCAGCGCCTTCGCCAACACCCTCAACGGCTTCGATGGCACGGGCAACTACGACGCCTGCCAGTCCAACAACAACTCAGAGAACGGCTTTAACCTCGGAAACGGCTCGACGATCACCAACTCCAACGCGCGCGGCAACGGGCAGAACGGCTTCAGCGGAGGCCAGGGCACAACCGTCGTCGCCTGCACCGCCCGATTCAACAAGGGCTTCGCCGGCATCAGCGTCAGCGAGGGCGTCATCCGCGACTCCTCCGCGTTCGGCAACGACCGCCACGGCATCGCCGTCGACCGCCAGGCCCTCGTCATCAACAATAGCTGCGGCCAGAACGGCGTCGGCTCCGGCATCAACGACGGCGCGGGGATCATCGCCTCCGCCATGTTCGGCGGCACCGGCTCGCGCATCGAGGGCAACAACGTCTCCTTCAACGACATCGGCATCCGTGTCGTCGCTGGCGGCAACCACGTCCTGCGCAACACCGCCAGCGGGAACAGCGTCTCCAACTACTCGCTGACCGGCGCGAACAACGCGGGCGCGATCCTGGTCGGCGCCGGCGCCGCCGCGACCGCGGGCCCGTGGGACAACTTCTCGTTCTGA
- the ispG gene encoding flavodoxin-dependent (E)-4-hydroxy-3-methylbut-2-enyl-diphosphate synthase — protein sequence MFPRRPTRQIVLGDERVGFVRIGGGAPTKRHPNATLASSPEEGGPAPVVVQTMTAGKTHEVDRCVAEIHKMAAAGAEVVRVAVPEKKDTDALREIIPRVRVPIVADVHFHFQRALEAVEAGVHKIRLNPGNISDRAQVAEVIDACKERGIPIRVGVNEGSIIERKDKQKRAKELGAFFADRRQGHLMAVMIAKLEEYLDIFHERDFHDIAISAKSMDAAFVIDVYAEISERFDYPLHLGVTHAGTRETGAIRSIAALSGLLTRGIGDTIRLSYASDPVFEVEDGLELCYSLGLKPRKGVDLIACPTCGRIQVDLFTLVQDVRKKLAEEIRLPLKVAVMGCIVNGPGEAEGADVAVFAGDRRGIIYVQGERVANVPEPEILDRLLHECREFQAKVERGEAKLGEKKVDIVPPDPIGELGSGFERIASGAAKKVQQVTVGGRE from the coding sequence ATGTTCCCACGCAGACCAACCCGTCAGATCGTTCTCGGCGATGAGCGCGTCGGCTTCGTCCGCATCGGCGGCGGGGCGCCCACGAAGAGGCACCCCAACGCGACGCTGGCGTCGTCACCCGAAGAAGGCGGGCCGGCGCCTGTGGTCGTGCAGACGATGACCGCCGGGAAGACGCACGAGGTCGACCGGTGCGTCGCGGAGATCCACAAGATGGCCGCGGCGGGGGCCGAGGTCGTGCGCGTCGCGGTGCCCGAGAAGAAGGACACCGACGCGCTGCGCGAGATCATCCCCCGGGTGCGCGTGCCGATCGTCGCGGATGTGCACTTCCACTTCCAGCGCGCGCTCGAGGCGGTCGAGGCGGGCGTGCACAAGATCCGGCTCAACCCGGGGAACATCAGCGATCGCGCGCAGGTGGCGGAGGTGATCGACGCGTGCAAAGAGCGGGGCATCCCGATCCGCGTGGGCGTCAACGAGGGCTCGATCATCGAGCGCAAGGACAAGCAGAAGCGCGCGAAGGAACTGGGCGCGTTCTTCGCCGACCGGCGCCAGGGCCACCTGATGGCGGTGATGATCGCCAAACTCGAGGAATACCTCGACATCTTCCACGAGCGCGACTTCCACGACATCGCGATCAGCGCCAAGTCGATGGACGCGGCGTTCGTCATCGATGTGTACGCCGAGATCAGCGAGCGCTTCGACTACCCGCTGCACCTAGGCGTCACGCACGCCGGCACGCGCGAGACGGGCGCGATCCGCAGCATCGCGGCGCTGTCGGGCCTGCTCACGCGGGGCATCGGCGACACAATCCGACTGTCGTACGCCAGCGACCCGGTCTTCGAGGTGGAGGACGGTCTGGAGTTGTGCTATTCGCTGGGCTTGAAGCCGCGCAAGGGCGTGGACCTGATCGCGTGCCCGACCTGCGGGCGCATCCAGGTGGACCTTTTCACGCTGGTGCAGGACGTGCGGAAGAAACTGGCGGAGGAGATCCGCCTGCCGCTGAAGGTGGCGGTGATGGGGTGCATCGTGAACGGCCCGGGGGAGGCGGAGGGCGCGGATGTCGCGGTGTTCGCCGGCGATCGTCGCGGGATCATCTATGTGCAGGGCGAGCGCGTCGCGAATGTGCCCGAGCCGGAGATCCTGGACCGCCTGCTGCACGAGTGCCGCGAGTTCCAGGCGAAGGTCGAGCGGGGCGAGGCGAAACTGGGCGAGAAGAAGGTGGACATCGTGCCGCCGGACCCGATCGGTGAACTGGGGTCGGGTTTCGAACGGATCGCCTCGGGGGCGGCGAAGAAGGTGCAGCAGGTGACGGTGGGGGGAAGGGAATAG
- a CDS encoding transcriptional repressor, giving the protein MADHDAHHGSDQRPPVEAEAIAALFARRGLRVTRQRQEVYAALAATTAHPTAEELHRLVLESPSVDDTEPPVSLATVYNTLEALTDSGLVRKIPTPEGGARYDADTTDHMHLMTGAGRVHDVPADLGQRFLEHIPESLVRELEQRMGVTVRRVSVSVLADDRPSTPE; this is encoded by the coding sequence ATGGCCGACCACGACGCCCATCACGGATCCGACCAACGGCCCCCTGTCGAGGCCGAGGCGATCGCCGCGCTCTTCGCCAGGCGGGGCCTGCGCGTCACGCGCCAGCGTCAGGAGGTCTACGCGGCCCTCGCGGCGACCACGGCGCACCCCACGGCCGAAGAACTCCACCGGCTCGTCCTCGAATCCCCGAGCGTCGACGACACCGAGCCCCCAGTCTCGCTCGCGACGGTCTACAACACCCTCGAAGCCCTGACCGATTCGGGCCTCGTCCGCAAGATTCCTACTCCCGAGGGCGGCGCCCGCTACGACGCCGACACAACCGACCACATGCACCTGATGACGGGCGCCGGCCGCGTGCACGACGTGCCTGCCGATCTGGGGCAGCGGTTCCTCGAGCACATCCCCGAGTCGCTGGTTCGCGAGCTCGAGCAGCGGATGGGCGTGACAGTCCGGCGCGTGAGCGTCAGCGTTCTCGCGGACGACCGGCCCTCGACGCCGGAATAA
- a CDS encoding PilZ domain-containing protein, whose product MHAAQPYDRNRRIQPRYTLPAMYTSIAIRPGDKDEFLYDGHAYDLSLSGIRFELDRPLAPGTTIGVRIDLPGFAEHGGQADARPVYALANVVWIEDEDQPGPYRMAAAFTRFVVAGDGQRLERALGAGRYRLAA is encoded by the coding sequence ATGCACGCTGCGCAGCCCTACGACCGTAACCGCCGCATCCAGCCGAGGTACACGCTGCCCGCGATGTACACCTCCATCGCGATCCGGCCGGGAGACAAGGACGAGTTCCTCTACGACGGGCACGCCTACGACCTTTCGCTCAGCGGGATCCGGTTCGAGCTGGACCGGCCCCTCGCGCCGGGCACGACCATCGGGGTGCGCATCGATCTCCCCGGGTTCGCCGAGCACGGCGGCCAGGCGGACGCGCGCCCGGTCTACGCCCTCGCGAACGTCGTGTGGATCGAGGACGAGGACCAGCCCGGCCCGTACCGCATGGCCGCGGCGTTCACACGCTTCGTCGTCGCTGGCGACGGGCAGCGCCTCGAGCGCGCCCTGGGCGCCGGACGCTACCGGCTCGCGGCCTGA
- a CDS encoding AAA family ATPase, translating to MNQPHTVVVLGMRGCGKSSVGAAVASTLGAVFLDLDREVLTRCGYASVRDLWEAKGQDAFRAAEVETLRAVLDESRRRAGATVVALGGGTPTAPGARELLDARRAVREVFVVYLRCSIDTLRARLRATLAHDANRPSVTGADPVAELEGLLRAREPVYRAVSDEVIDADDSTVETIAGLVVQAASR from the coding sequence ATGAACCAACCCCACACCGTGGTCGTCCTCGGCATGCGCGGCTGCGGCAAGAGCAGCGTCGGCGCGGCGGTCGCGTCTACGCTCGGCGCGGTGTTCCTCGATCTCGACCGCGAAGTCCTGACGCGTTGCGGCTACGCCAGCGTGCGAGATCTTTGGGAAGCCAAAGGCCAGGACGCGTTCCGCGCCGCCGAGGTCGAGACGCTGCGCGCCGTTCTCGACGAGTCACGCCGTCGCGCCGGCGCCACGGTCGTCGCGCTGGGCGGGGGCACGCCGACCGCCCCGGGCGCACGCGAACTGCTCGACGCGCGGCGCGCAGTCCGAGAGGTCTTCGTCGTCTATCTTCGGTGCTCGATCGACACGCTGCGCGCGCGCTTGCGCGCGACGCTCGCGCACGACGCGAACAGGCCGAGCGTCACCGGGGCCGACCCGGTCGCCGAACTCGAAGGTCTGCTGCGCGCGAGAGAACCCGTGTACCGCGCCGTCAGCGACGAGGTGATCGACGCGGATGATTCGACCGTCGAAACGATCGCCGGTCTGGTGGTTCAGGCCGCGAGCCGGTAG
- a CDS encoding PilZ domain-containing protein — protein MEHSNQDIARQQGYLFPNVAGEGESTSAEDRRLFERYAYRQQVSVVWMDGAFVQRRIGSLLAADISRGGLKLVGRQMLHRGAVGVVMLRASDGEAMLRGIRVQHCVYAGDLLYASGCEFVPAPDKLMRAVRVVDGAIQLSTRPEDFV, from the coding sequence ATGGAACACTCGAATCAGGACATCGCGAGGCAGCAAGGGTACCTCTTCCCGAACGTCGCCGGGGAGGGTGAGTCGACCAGCGCCGAAGACCGGCGCCTGTTCGAACGCTACGCCTATCGCCAGCAGGTCTCCGTGGTCTGGATGGACGGGGCGTTCGTCCAGCGGCGCATCGGCTCCCTGCTCGCCGCCGACATCTCGCGCGGCGGGCTGAAGCTCGTCGGGCGCCAGATGCTCCATCGAGGCGCCGTGGGCGTCGTCATGCTCCGCGCGTCCGACGGCGAGGCGATGCTCCGCGGCATCCGGGTCCAGCACTGCGTCTACGCCGGCGACCTGCTCTACGCCAGCGGGTGCGAGTTCGTCCCGGCGCCCGACAAGCTCATGCGGGCCGTGCGCGTCGTCGACGGCGCCATCCAGCTCTCCACGCGCCCCGAAGACTTCGTCTGA
- a CDS encoding HEAT repeat domain-containing protein, protein MPPLGIGLADRLSVLRNASRRSRLAALTEALRLCGPSEADAIARALLADPLPRDRALDALALAALRWPRLKDQTRSLWLAAAGDSVSALVDKLSRSASVEQRLAAAELVCHMPSATGIARLPLLLADKDEGVARSAEEAIRLAVDAASRDPSLLPVLDATLAEAATSYPEHRRRGVLEAMLPLLEAPPARLAQWLGDQTQPAILALRSVIRSDRSDGARVRALRVLSIPTLAPAAAARLSKRASVREHRVAFDHAHLLARESRRAEFARVRPERDALPTSREVAEMPEQARAGFVRMVCASGLDVSKKSSLLAGTLVDPSPTVRAVAARELARTAPSDAEGAREAASLLADFAFSRDEAPSRIAVSALLNDRRLRRATLPETRAAMTRSRHECVRTAREILDRHEDPWTNPAAARVAMDLHRDAFVRELRRRVAKGDAPARVAALRIGKRLALARELELEVMAAATDIDPRVAATAAAALAEVRSASAVQALERLAEHRDERVRANAIEAIGEQRPLHPLVEVKLRAMFPRERANAARAALVAQPGHALAADALGAMLADADGRQRVSGLWAIERSRAVVMAPQIARVVREARDEHTLRRAKAAARMLLAVMQPSPGPDQSASPERSITQA, encoded by the coding sequence ATGCCCCCCCTCGGCATCGGACTGGCGGATAGATTGTCGGTCTTGCGCAACGCGAGTCGGCGCAGCAGGTTGGCTGCGCTCACCGAGGCGCTGCGCCTCTGCGGCCCCAGCGAGGCCGACGCGATCGCGCGCGCCCTCCTGGCCGACCCCCTGCCCAGGGATCGCGCACTTGATGCGCTCGCGCTGGCCGCGCTGCGTTGGCCGCGTCTGAAGGACCAGACTCGGTCGCTGTGGCTGGCTGCGGCGGGGGATTCGGTGTCGGCGCTTGTGGATAAGTTGTCGCGATCGGCGAGCGTCGAGCAACGACTCGCCGCCGCCGAGCTGGTCTGCCACATGCCCAGCGCCACCGGCATCGCCCGGCTGCCGCTGCTGCTGGCCGACAAGGACGAGGGCGTGGCGCGATCGGCCGAGGAAGCCATCCGGCTCGCCGTCGACGCGGCGTCTCGCGACCCGTCGCTGCTGCCGGTCCTGGACGCGACCCTCGCAGAGGCGGCGACGAGCTACCCCGAGCACCGCCGACGGGGAGTCTTGGAAGCGATGCTGCCCCTCCTGGAGGCGCCCCCTGCGCGACTCGCGCAGTGGCTGGGCGACCAGACGCAGCCGGCGATCCTCGCTCTGCGTTCCGTGATCCGCTCGGACCGATCCGACGGCGCACGGGTGCGTGCGTTGCGCGTCCTGTCGATCCCGACGCTCGCGCCCGCCGCCGCCGCCCGCCTGAGCAAGCGAGCGAGCGTGCGTGAGCACCGCGTCGCCTTCGACCACGCGCACCTGCTCGCGCGAGAGTCGCGCCGAGCCGAGTTCGCGCGCGTCCGCCCCGAGCGGGACGCGCTGCCCACGTCGCGCGAGGTCGCCGAGATGCCGGAGCAGGCGCGCGCCGGCTTCGTGCGGATGGTGTGCGCCAGCGGGCTCGACGTGTCGAAAAAATCCTCGCTGCTCGCCGGGACGCTCGTGGATCCGAGCCCGACGGTCCGCGCCGTCGCCGCCAGAGAACTCGCGCGCACCGCGCCTTCGGACGCCGAGGGGGCGCGAGAGGCGGCGTCGCTGCTCGCGGACTTCGCGTTCTCAAGGGACGAGGCCCCGTCGCGGATTGCGGTCTCGGCGCTGCTCAACGACCGTCGTCTCCGGCGCGCGACGCTCCCCGAGACGCGCGCCGCGATGACGCGCTCCAGGCACGAGTGCGTGCGCACCGCCCGAGAGATCCTCGACCGTCACGAGGACCCCTGGACGAACCCGGCCGCCGCGCGCGTCGCGATGGATCTTCACCGCGACGCGTTCGTGCGTGAGCTTCGCCGGCGCGTCGCGAAGGGCGACGCCCCGGCCCGCGTCGCGGCGCTGCGGATCGGCAAGCGCCTGGCGCTGGCGCGCGAGCTGGAGCTGGAAGTCATGGCAGCGGCAACCGACATCGACCCGCGCGTGGCGGCGACGGCGGCCGCGGCGCTCGCCGAGGTGCGCAGCGCGTCGGCGGTGCAGGCCCTCGAGCGCCTCGCGGAGCATCGCGACGAGCGGGTCCGCGCCAACGCGATCGAAGCCATCGGCGAGCAGCGCCCGCTCCACCCGCTCGTCGAGGTCAAACTCCGCGCGATGTTCCCGCGTGAACGCGCCAACGCCGCGCGGGCGGCGCTCGTGGCGCAGCCCGGCCACGCGCTCGCCGCCGACGCGCTGGGGGCGATGCTCGCCGACGCCGACGGGCGCCAGCGTGTCTCGGGGCTGTGGGCGATCGAACGGTCCCGCGCCGTGGTCATGGCCCCCCAGATCGCGCGTGTGGTGCGCGAGGCGCGCGACGAGCACACCCTTCGTCGCGCCAAGGCCGCCGCCAGGATGCTTCTGGCCGTTATGCAGCCCTCGCCCGGGCCCGACCAAAGTGCCTCTCCCGAACGGTCGATAACCCAAGCATGA
- the ileS gene encoding isoleucine--tRNA ligase gives MPNDASPSQAKRSYRDSLNLPKTPFSMKANLVQNEPASMKRWSSINLYSRTREARAGAPTFVFHDGPPYANGDIHLGHLLNKCLKDFVVRSRTMEGYDTPYIPGWDCHGLPIEHKVMTDLVSTGKIAKLADLPEDTRRMAVRKACQAYAEKYVKLQRGQMERLLTLADYENPYLTMSPSFEGATIELFATLVEQGLVFRQLKPVHWSIANQTALAEAELEYQDREDPSIYVDFEALDADAVYDAFGLPASSDDDEDDAPSRPTQRPSFMIWTTTPWTLPANLAIAVHPRYEYALVRLDGNLTILAKELVETVTKIGKAEDIEILATTTGDKLVGLRYRHPFVDGAALSRTLPPSRSREGQGEGLPLHRVVAADYVTLEDGTGLVHTAPGHGVEDYQTGLRENLPVYCPVRDDGTYDDSAPDFVRGKTVWDANPVVVEHLCASGHLFHAFNFMHSYPHDWRSKTPVIFRATEQWFIGVDRATTRDKKSLRELAMTAASDSLKFIPEWGRNRLRGMLESRPDWCVSRQRAWGLPIPAFFQKNADDSTTTLLTPASVRAVAKVFREKGSDAWFQLSARDLLAHYDYAGDKDAPKGLNLDALDKSRDILDVWFESGSSWHSAMRERLGDAGFPVALYLEGSDQHRGWFQSSLLCGLGGTGRPPFEAVLTHGFMVDKDGKKMSKSLGNALNVEELLKNFGADVCRWWVSTLAYENDIKVDLSFFETAGESYRKVRNTIRFLLSNLDDFTPCPAEQGHSTRTGDCVAWTDFTPTGIDSWALAQANDLSKEVRAAYDRFDFKGASSAIYDFCNDTLSAVYLAAVKDRLYCDAPDSPRRRRTQSALWDIADLLCRLLAPVMPHTADEAFRALHKIDDKASAESASGACVHLHTFPGQRKADVFPVSADERWKQVFAAREKGLMALETAKKSGGGVENPLDAGLALPDPEGALAHFDPVDLADLLGVSRVTLDASATDAKVIDLRDEPRCERSWKRDGTVKQRPDGGMLSERDWIAVERLQR, from the coding sequence ATGCCCAACGACGCCTCCCCATCCCAGGCCAAGCGCTCCTATCGCGACTCGCTCAACCTGCCCAAGACCCCCTTCTCCATGAAGGCGAACCTCGTCCAGAACGAGCCCGCCTCTATGAAGCGCTGGTCGTCCATCAACCTCTATTCGCGCACCCGCGAGGCACGCGCCGGCGCACCCACCTTCGTCTTCCACGACGGCCCCCCCTACGCCAACGGCGACATCCACCTGGGCCACCTCCTCAACAAGTGTCTCAAGGACTTCGTCGTCCGCTCGCGCACCATGGAGGGCTACGACACACCCTACATCCCCGGATGGGACTGCCACGGCCTGCCTATCGAGCACAAGGTCATGACCGACCTCGTCTCCACCGGCAAGATCGCCAAGCTCGCCGACCTCCCCGAAGACACCCGACGCATGGCCGTGCGTAAAGCGTGCCAGGCGTACGCCGAGAAGTACGTCAAACTCCAGCGCGGCCAGATGGAGCGCCTGCTCACCCTCGCCGACTACGAGAACCCCTACCTCACCATGTCGCCCTCGTTCGAGGGCGCGACCATCGAACTCTTCGCCACGCTCGTCGAGCAGGGGCTCGTCTTCCGCCAGTTGAAGCCCGTGCACTGGTCGATCGCGAACCAGACGGCGCTCGCCGAGGCCGAACTCGAGTACCAGGACCGCGAAGACCCGTCGATCTATGTCGACTTCGAGGCGCTCGACGCCGACGCCGTCTACGACGCGTTCGGCCTGCCCGCGTCGTCCGACGATGACGAAGACGACGCGCCCTCGCGCCCCACGCAGCGACCCTCGTTCATGATCTGGACGACCACCCCCTGGACGCTGCCGGCAAACCTCGCGATCGCCGTGCACCCGCGCTACGAGTACGCGCTCGTGCGCCTCGACGGCAACCTCACGATCCTCGCGAAGGAACTCGTCGAGACCGTCACGAAGATCGGCAAGGCCGAGGACATCGAGATCCTCGCGACCACGACCGGCGACAAACTCGTCGGCCTGCGCTACCGCCACCCCTTCGTCGACGGCGCAGCGCTCTCTCGCACTCTTCCCCCCTCCCGCTCGCGGGAGGGGCAGGGGGAGGGTCTGCCTCTCCACCGCGTCGTCGCCGCCGACTATGTCACCCTCGAAGACGGCACCGGGCTCGTCCACACCGCGCCGGGCCACGGCGTCGAGGACTACCAGACCGGCCTGCGCGAGAACCTGCCCGTCTATTGCCCCGTGCGCGACGACGGGACCTACGACGACAGCGCCCCCGACTTCGTGCGCGGCAAGACCGTCTGGGACGCCAACCCCGTCGTGGTCGAACACCTGTGCGCGTCGGGGCACCTCTTCCACGCGTTCAACTTCATGCACTCCTACCCCCACGACTGGCGCTCCAAGACGCCAGTCATCTTCCGCGCCACCGAGCAGTGGTTCATCGGCGTCGATCGCGCCACGACTCGCGACAAGAAGTCGCTGCGCGAGCTCGCCATGACCGCCGCCAGCGATTCGCTCAAGTTCATCCCCGAGTGGGGGCGCAACCGCCTGCGAGGCATGCTCGAGTCTCGCCCCGACTGGTGCGTCTCTCGCCAGCGCGCGTGGGGGCTGCCGATCCCCGCGTTCTTCCAGAAGAACGCCGACGACTCGACGACCACGCTCCTCACGCCCGCCTCGGTGCGCGCCGTCGCCAAGGTCTTCCGCGAGAAGGGCTCCGACGCGTGGTTCCAGTTGAGCGCGCGCGACCTCCTCGCGCACTACGACTACGCCGGCGACAAGGACGCGCCCAAGGGCCTGAACCTCGACGCGCTCGACAAGTCGCGCGACATCCTCGATGTGTGGTTCGAGTCCGGCTCGTCCTGGCACAGCGCGATGCGCGAGCGCCTGGGCGACGCCGGCTTCCCCGTCGCCCTCTACCTCGAAGGGTCCGACCAGCACCGCGGGTGGTTCCAGTCCTCGCTGCTCTGCGGCCTGGGCGGCACGGGGCGTCCGCCCTTCGAGGCCGTGCTCACCCACGGCTTCATGGTCGACAAGGACGGCAAGAAGATGTCCAAGTCGCTGGGCAACGCGCTGAATGTCGAGGAACTGCTCAAGAACTTCGGCGCCGATGTCTGCCGCTGGTGGGTCTCGACGCTCGCGTACGAGAACGACATCAAGGTCGATCTCTCGTTCTTCGAGACAGCGGGCGAGTCCTACCGCAAGGTGCGCAACACGATCCGCTTCCTGCTGTCCAATCTCGACGACTTCACGCCCTGCCCGGCGGAGCAGGGCCACTCCACGCGCACCGGCGACTGCGTCGCGTGGACCGATTTCACGCCCACCGGCATCGACTCCTGGGCGCTCGCGCAGGCGAACGACCTCTCCAAGGAAGTTCGCGCCGCGTACGACCGGTTCGATTTCAAGGGCGCATCCAGCGCGATCTACGACTTCTGCAACGACACGCTCAGCGCCGTGTACCTCGCGGCAGTGAAGGACCGGCTTTATTGCGACGCGCCCGACTCGCCTCGCCGCCGGCGCACGCAGTCGGCGCTGTGGGATATCGCCGACCTGCTCTGCCGCCTTCTGGCGCCGGTCATGCCGCACACCGCGGACGAGGCGTTCCGCGCGCTGCACAAGATTGACGACAAGGCGAGCGCGGAGAGCGCCTCGGGCGCGTGCGTGCACCTGCACACCTTCCCGGGCCAGCGCAAGGCAGATGTGTTCCCGGTGAGCGCCGACGAGCGCTGGAAGCAGGTCTTCGCCGCGCGCGAGAAGGGCCTGATGGCGCTCGAGACTGCGAAGAAATCCGGCGGCGGCGTGGAGAACCCCCTCGACGCCGGGCTCGCGCTCCCCGACCCCGAAGGCGCCCTCGCGCACTTCGACCCCGTCGACCTCGCCGACCTGCTGGGCGTCTCGCGCGTCACGCTCGACGCGAGCGCGACGGACGCGAAGGTCATCGACCTGCGCGACGAGCCGCGCTGCGAGCGCTCGTGGAAGCGCGACGGCACGGTGAAGCAGCGCCCCGACGGGGGCATGCTCTCCGAGCGCGACTGGATCGCGGTCGAACGCCTGCAGCGATGA